The proteins below come from a single Amphiura filiformis chromosome 15, Afil_fr2py, whole genome shotgun sequence genomic window:
- the LOC140172145 gene encoding fucolectin-like, protein MRGLVIAYVVLFSAAIVNSVWGAGEADKRFLASIEHLINIAANLGTPSEISLIGKPTSQSSTMDTHRSTSDHAVDGNTNGNFFSLSCTHTAPDNVGNPWWAVDMQQEECVGLVVLYNRADCCPERLAGAIVRVGSNPEYGQNPACMNRVPASPDERIEIACDKSGQYISVELPGSGVLTLCEVEATSCSGNDKRMSEETLLLNWLKRELETDNE, encoded by the exons atgaGGGGGTTGGTCATTGCGTACGTGGTCCTTTTTTCTGCCGCTATTGTAAATTCAGTTTGGGGTGCAGGTGAAG CGGATAAGAGATTTTTGGCAAGCATAGAGCACTTAATCAATATTGCTGCTAACCTTGGTACTCCTAGTGAAATTTCCCTGATAGGTAAACCTACCAGCCAAAGTTCTACAATGGATACTCACCGGAGCACCTCTGACCACGCAGTGGACGGCAACACCAACGGaaattttttctctctctcttgcACACATACAG CACCTGATAACGTAGGAAACCCTTGGTGGGCCGTTGACATGCAGCAAGAGGAATGTGTTGGTCTAGTTGTCCTCTACAACAGAGCCGATTGCTGTC CGGAGCGACTTGCAGGGGCCATAGTACGAGTAGGATCCAACCCAGAATACGGACAGAACCCAGCGTGCATGAATCGAGTGCCTGCCTCTCCCGACGAGCGTATCGAAATCGCATGCGATAAGAGTGGACAATACATCAGTGTTGAATTACCAGGATCGGGTGTTCTGACACTCTGTGAAGTCGAGGCAACCTCGTGCAGTGGAAACGACAAAA